The DNA segment GGGCTCGCGCGCCGGCACCTCGCGCCGCTCGACGCCGTCGTAGACCGAAAGCGGGCGGATGAGCGCGTTCGAGGCGCGCTGCTCCATGATGTGCGCCGTCCAGCCGACGACGCGCGACGCGACGAAGATCGGCGTGAACTGGTCGGTGTCGAATCCGATGAGGTTGTACGCCGGACCCGACGGGTAGTCGAGGTTCGGGTAGATGCCCTTGCGTGCGATGAACTCGTTCGCGAGCGCGTCGTAGAGGTCGAGCACGTCGGGGCGGTCGTAGTGCGCGACGAGCTGGTCGAGCGCGAGCTTCATCGTCGGCACGCGCGAGTCGCCGTGCTTGTAGACCCGGTGCCCGAAGCCCATGATCTTGCGCTTCTCGGCGAGCGCCGCATCGAGCCACGGGCCGACCGCCTCGGCCGTGCCGATCTCGGCGAACGTGTGCATGACGGCCTCGTTCGCGCCGCCGTGCAGCGGTCCCTTGAGCGCGCCGATCGCGCCGACGACGGCCGAGCCGAGATCGGAGAGCGTCGAGGTGATGACGCGGGCCGTGAACGTCGACGCGTTGAACGAGTGTTCGGCGTAGAGGATCATCGACACGTCGAACGCGTCGACGACCTCGAGCTCGGGTGCTTCGTCGAAGGTCATGAAGAGGAAGTTCGCGGAGTAGCCGAGGTCGTCGCGCGGCTCGACGAGTTCGAGCCCGCGGCGGCGGCGCTGGTCGTAGGCGACGACGGCGGGGAACGCCGCGAAGAGACGCTTCGCCTTGCGGAGTTCGGCGTCGGCCGAGTCATCCGCCACTTCTGGATCGCGCGCCGCGATGACGGATGCCGCGGTGCGGATCACGTCCATCGGGTGCGCCGTGAGCGGCAGTTCGTCGATGACCTTCTTGACGACGTGGTCGAGGGCGCGGTGCGCGCGCTCGAACTGCTCGAACTCGGCGAGCTGCTCGTCGTCGGGAAGCTCGCCGTGCCACAGCAGGTAGGCGACCTCTTCGAACGTGACCGCGCCGGCGAGGTCTTGCACGGGGTAGCCGCGGTAGAGCAACGAGTTCGACGCGGGATCGACCTTCGAGATCGCCGTGTAGTCGACGGGCACACCGGCCAGTCCCTTGTAGATCTCAGGCTGTGCCGCCTGCTGCTCGGCCATGCGCGCTCCTCGTGGGATGTCTCTCACGGCGCGTCGTCGCACCGGGACTTCCACCCTATGCCCCTGTGCCGGCCTTCCCCGCCCCGGCCCTGTCCCCGGCCCGATTCGCGCGAGGACGCCAACCTGGTGAACTCGCCACAGGATTCGCCAGGTTCGCGTCCTCACAGTCATAGTCGGCTTGGGGATGGCTCCTCCACACTGGGGCCGGGTCGGTGCGAGTCCACCGAGCGCCGGCGAACACGTGGCGTATTCGGCCCCGCAGGGTTGGGTCGACGGATGGCCCGGCCCGCGAATCCTCTCCCCCGCAACCTCCCCGACGTGTTCACTGTCCGATCGGCACTCAGCCTCGGAGCATCCGAAGATCGACTGCGTGCGCGCGACCTCGATCGCAGCATCCGCGGCGTCCGCATGCCGGTGGATGCCACGCTCACGATGCGACTCGACGCGGCATTCCTCGCCGTGCCGAGCGCGTTCGCTTGCGGTCCCACCGCTGCGCACATTCATGGGCTACCTCTGCCGTTCCGGGTCGCGCCCGGCGCAGGAGCGATCGACATCGCCATCGCCGGACCGGGTCGCGCAGTGCGCCGACGCAGGTTCCGGGCGCGAAGCCTCCGGGTCCGTCCGGGCGATGTGGTCGTCGTGGGTCGGATACCGACGTTGTCGGTCGAACGCGCGTGGTGCGACCTCACGAGGTGGTGCTCGGTTCCCGAACTCGTCGCGGGCGCCGACCACGCGATCCGGATGCGTCTGACTACGCTGCCTCGACTCGTCGAAGCGGTCGATCGGCTTCCCGACCAGCGAGGCACCGCGAAGCTCCGCGCAGCGCTGGAGCTCGTGGACCCTGCGTCCGAGTCGCCGAAGGAGTCTGAGACACGAGCGCTCGTCGTGCTCGCGGGTCTGCCGACACCGCGTGTCAACGTGACGATCCACGATGAGCGCGGCCTCTTCGTGGCACGGGTCGACCAGTTCTTCGAGGACTTCGGCGAAGTGCTCGAGTACCAGGGCGACCATCACCGCACCGATCAGCGTCAGTGGCGTCGGGATCGCACCCGCGAGTCCGAGCTCGAATCGCTCGGCCTGCACGTCACCGAGGTGACCGAGGCCGACCTGCGCCGTCCGGTCGAGCTGGTCGAACGCGTCGCCCGCAATCTCGCCCGTCGCGGGTGGCGCGGTGAGATCCGCCTCTCGAGGTGGTTCCCTCGTACTCCGCCGGTGGCCCTCCAGCGTCGGTCGCCGTGAGGACGCCAGTCGGGGGAACCGGCGGCCGGGTTTCCCGGGTTGGCGTCCTCACTCAGTTGGAGGGTGGGGATGCGGCGCGGCGGGCGCCCCGCCTGCCGCCTACTTCTCGACGGTGAAGTTGAAGATGCCCGAGTCGAACCGGTTGTAGCCCTCGTAGTCGATGAGCTCGTACAGGTCGGCGCGGTGCTGCATCTCGCCGAGCTTGGGCTCGAGAGAGCCGGAAGAGATGAGCTCATCGAGCCCGCGCCCCGCGGCGCCCATCGCGAGACGCAGGAGCGAGACGGGCCAGATGACGAGGTTCATGCCGATGTCGGCGAGCTGCTCGACCGTGAAGAGGTCGCTCTTGCCGAACTCGGTCATGTTGGCGAGGAGCGGCACGTCGACCGCGGCCCGCACCGCTTCGAACTCGGAGAGGTCGCGCATCGCCTCGGGGAAGATCGCGTCAGCGCCGGCATCCACGAGCTTCTTGATGCGATCGATCGCCGCATCCAAGCCCTCGACCGCGCGGATGTCGGTGCGCGCCATGATGAGGAAGTTCTCATCGCGACGCGAGTCGACGGCGGCGCGGATGCGCTGGAGCGCCGTCTGCTCGT comes from the Agromyces protaetiae genome and includes:
- a CDS encoding bifunctional 2-methylcitrate synthase/citrate synthase — encoded protein: MAEQQAAQPEIYKGLAGVPVDYTAISKVDPASNSLLYRGYPVQDLAGAVTFEEVAYLLWHGELPDDEQLAEFEQFERAHRALDHVVKKVIDELPLTAHPMDVIRTAASVIAARDPEVADDSADAELRKAKRLFAAFPAVVAYDQRRRRGLELVEPRDDLGYSANFLFMTFDEAPELEVVDAFDVSMILYAEHSFNASTFTARVITSTLSDLGSAVVGAIGALKGPLHGGANEAVMHTFAEIGTAEAVGPWLDAALAEKRKIMGFGHRVYKHGDSRVPTMKLALDQLVAHYDRPDVLDLYDALANEFIARKGIYPNLDYPSGPAYNLIGFDTDQFTPIFVASRVVGWTAHIMEQRASNALIRPLSVYDGVERREVPAREPVE
- the prpB gene encoding methylisocitrate lyase codes for the protein MLYSKKTPAQKRADFRAALASGELQRFPGAFNPLSARLIEQKGFEGVYISGAVLSADLGLPDIGLTTLTEVAGRAKQIARMTDLPAIVDADTGFGEPMNVARTVQEMEDAGLAGLHIEDQVNPKRCGHLDGKQVVDEQTALQRIRAAVDSRRDENFLIMARTDIRAVEGLDAAIDRIKKLVDAGADAIFPEAMRDLSEFEAVRAAVDVPLLANMTEFGKSDLFTVEQLADIGMNLVIWPVSLLRLAMGAAGRGLDELISSGSLEPKLGEMQHRADLYELIDYEGYNRFDSGIFNFTVEK